GCCGCCAGCCCGCCGGCCGGAGCCGGACACGGGCGTCGTAGACCTCGCCGAAATAGAGCCCGTTTTCGCGGATCGGGCCGTGTCCCGCCCGCCAAGTCCCGTCGGTCATGGCGATCGCCCGGAAGCCTGTTCCGTCATCCGCGAGAATTCGGCCGTAGAGCTTGGGATCGCCGCCGCCGAAGGCGGGAAGATGCCGCCCGTTGCCGACCGCCGCCGTCAGCTCGTGTCGTCCCTGGGCCGGCGCAGGAATGTCGTGCACGGTCAGCAAGGCCCGTCGCCGGTAATCGGTGGGCGGGGGATCGAGCACCCGATCGCCGACCTTGCGGCCGTCGAGATAGAGCTCGCACAGACCCAGGCCGCAGACTTCGATTCGCAGCCGCCGGGCGCCGCAAGGGATCTCGAAACGCTTCCAAAAATAAACGCCGAAGGCCTGAATATAGTCACCCCGATAGCGGCCGAGCAGGATTGTGCCCGGCGTGCGAAAGCGCCTCGGGCTCGGCATGGCGATCCAGCGGGCGCCTGGGGACGATGCTTCCATGTCAGCGGGCCGAGGCCAGGAAATAATCTATGGGGCGAACGCCGTAGGCGTCGGCGTTGAGGCCCAGGACGATCGTCCGCTTGAACTTCTTGCCTCCGGGGCCGGGTTCGGTCAGCTCGACGAGCGGCCCGTTTCGCTTGCGGCCTTCGGCGTCCGTGATGAGCTTGATCCTGGGCCGGGCGGCCAGCGCCCGACTGGGATTGGCCTCCATGACCAGGCCGATCTCGCCGCTGTCGAGGGCGACCAGGGAGCCGACCGGGAAGGGGCCCATCATCGCGGCGAAGGCTTTGAGCAGGAGGGGATCAAAGTCTTGCCCGCCTTTCTCGCCCATGAGCTTCAAGGCCTCTCCCGGCGCGAAGGATTTCGGCCGGTAGACGCGCCGCGTGGTCAGGGCGTCGTAGGCATCGGCGATGCGGACGATGCGGCTGAACAGGTGGATCGAGCGGCCCGCGGCCCCCGACTTGCGGTTGGATTGATCCATGAGCAGACGATGCTCCAGGGCGACCTCGAGGGCCTTGACCGGAAGCGGCTGGCCGCTCTGCAGGGGGATGAGCTTCTGTGTTCCCTGAAAGGCCTCCTTGTCCAGCTGCGTCCGCTCGTCCTCGGTCAGCGCGGACGGCTTGTCCAGGAGGGTCGCCGAGACTTCGAGCGTGCCGAGATCGTGCAAAAGCGCCGAGATGCCCAGCTCGGCCAGCTCCTTGCGGGGCAGATGGAGACGCCGACCCAGGGCGGCCGCGAGAATGGCTACGTTGACGCCGTGGTTGGCGTGGTAGCTCTCGGCGTTCTTCATCGTGACCAGGCCCAGGCAGAAAGACTCGTTGTTGCTCAAATGCCGGATCATGGCCTGCATCCAACGCCGGGCCAGGGCCATGGAGAAGCCGCCCTTGCGCTTCTGGCGGTCGATGATCTCCCGCAACATCCCGATGCCCAGGAAGTAGGCCTTGGCCGTGCGGGCTTCCGGGCTCGCCTCGCCCGCGTCGGGCGGACTGGCTTCCAAAGTGATATGGACGATCTTGGCGTCCCGCAGCCGCCCGATGGCGGCGTCGAAAGGAGTCGTCGGGCCGGATTCCCGGGCCGCCAGGACGGCCACGAACCGGGCCAGCTCATCCGGCGAGAGGCCTTCCGAGAAACCGATGGCCGAGATGCCCCGGGCCGCGAGTTCAGAAGCGATGAACTTGAAGACATGCTGATTGGAGACGTCGAAGCGCAACGGGGTCCGATTGAAGAACAGGGCGTTGTGGTGGACGCGCAACATGGCGCTCCCTTCGGCGTGGAGCAGGAGAGTCAGGGCGCGATACAAGGGTCCGATCTTCTCCTGAACGAAGCGATTGCCCGGCTCGTAGACCTTGGCGATCTTCATGACCAGGTGAAACTGCGTCAGAAAATCGCGGGCCAGAGCCTGGATCTTGGCGTCGTCGGAGCCGGGCATATCAGGTCACCCGTCCGGGCTCCGCCCCGCGGCGCGCGGCCTCGCGCACCTCGGGGTCGGGGTCGGTTTCAAAGGATTTGACGATCTTCAAGGCCAGATCGTCGCCGACCTCGAGCAGGGCCTTGACGGCCTCCAGCCGCACGGCCTTGATCCTGGAGTCCTTGAAGCGGGCCAGATACGGCACGGCCTTGCGGTCCTTGGTCCGGCCGAGCAGGTTGACGACACCCTTGGACAAAAACGGCATCGTATCGCGGGCCAGACCGGCCAGGGCGTCCAGGCTGCGGCGGCCGACGCTTTCCAGAAAGACGAACGCCTCCGACCGGAAGATGCCGTCCTCCATCTCCTCGAACAGTTCGGCGGCCAGGGGGACGGCTCTGGGGCCGATCCGCTGGAGGTAAGCGAAGAACGCGGCTGCGTCGTCCACCCGGCCTCGCAGCACATCGTCCTTCAGGGCGGCCAGCGAGACCGCGTCCTTAATCCGGTAGCTTAGGCGCTCCAGATCCTGGACTTTGATCGGAGAGTCCTCGGAGCATTGGGATCTCAGCCCGTCCAGCCTGGCCAGCAAGAGGCCGGCGTGGACGAAATCGTCGCGCTGCAACAGCTCCTGATGGTGCTTGTCGGCGAATTGCA
This sequence is a window from Candidatus Aminicenantes bacterium. Protein-coding genes within it:
- a CDS encoding HD domain-containing protein, which codes for MPGSDDAKIQALARDFLTQFHLVMKIAKVYEPGNRFVQEKIGPLYRALTLLLHAEGSAMLRVHHNALFFNRTPLRFDVSNQHVFKFIASELAARGISAIGFSEGLSPDELARFVAVLAARESGPTTPFDAAIGRLRDAKIVHITLEASPPDAGEASPEARTAKAYFLGIGMLREIIDRQKRKGGFSMALARRWMQAMIRHLSNNESFCLGLVTMKNAESYHANHGVNVAILAAALGRRLHLPRKELAELGISALLHDLGTLEVSATLLDKPSALTEDERTQLDKEAFQGTQKLIPLQSGQPLPVKALEVALEHRLLMDQSNRKSGAAGRSIHLFSRIVRIADAYDALTTRRVYRPKSFAPGEALKLMGEKGGQDFDPLLLKAFAAMMGPFPVGSLVALDSGEIGLVMEANPSRALAARPRIKLITDAEGRKRNGPLVELTEPGPGGKKFKRTIVLGLNADAYGVRPIDYFLASAR